From a region of the Synechococcus sp. PCC 7502 genome:
- a CDS encoding sigma-70 family RNA polymerase sigma factor, translated as MESYSALKTEQLNAAKVREFSAEDKQQTLEILKAYRLAPCARLRNQLVQLNIGLVKKEVGYWLRQSSEGYEDLLQVGCMGLIGAIERFEISKGYAFSSFATRYVRGEIQHYLRDKCSTLRVPRRCLELYHQATRKASELRFQLDREPSEAEVANALGVTAIEWQEIKLANRNRSLLSLDAPMLSLEEGSVTLSDLVPDPKQNSTVQAEDITPLYQALNILEQRTRKILEYVFLEDITQREVAKLLGISTVTVSRQVKKGLSTLRSNLALQQAA; from the coding sequence ATGGAAAGTTATTCAGCCCTCAAAACAGAACAATTAAATGCTGCCAAGGTGCGAGAATTTTCTGCCGAAGATAAGCAGCAAACCCTAGAAATCCTAAAGGCATATCGTTTAGCTCCCTGCGCTCGACTCCGTAATCAGCTAGTGCAGTTAAATATTGGCTTAGTGAAAAAAGAAGTTGGTTACTGGTTGCGTCAAAGTTCTGAAGGCTATGAAGACCTATTGCAAGTTGGTTGTATGGGTTTAATTGGGGCGATCGAACGATTTGAAATCAGTAAGGGCTACGCCTTTAGCTCTTTTGCTACTAGGTATGTGCGGGGCGAAATTCAACATTATTTAAGGGATAAATGCTCTACTCTGAGAGTGCCAAGACGATGCCTAGAGCTATATCATCAAGCTACGCGTAAAGCTTCAGAACTGCGGTTTCAATTAGATCGAGAACCCAGTGAGGCTGAAGTTGCTAATGCTTTGGGTGTAACTGCGATAGAATGGCAAGAAATTAAGTTAGCCAATCGCAACCGCTCGCTTTTGAGTCTTGATGCACCAATGCTATCCCTAGAAGAAGGGTCGGTAACCCTTTCAGACCTTGTGCCAGACCCTAAACAAAACTCAACAGTACAAGCAGAAGATATTACCCCTCTATATCAGGCATTAAACATTCTGGAACAGCGTACCCGTAAAATTTTAGAATATGTATTTTTAGAAGATATTACCCAACGGGAAGTCGCAAAGCTGTTAGGTATCAGTACCGTCACTGTGTCCAGACAGGTAAAGAAAGGTTTATCTACTCTACGGAGTAACTTGGCATTGCAACAGGCAGCTTAA